Within Spirochaetota bacterium, the genomic segment GCGGTTCTTTTCAAGTTCATGCACCGCTTCGCGCGGGTCGTTCTTCTCTACGGCGACGAACCCCGCAGCCTTGAGCGGTGCGAGGAGGTTGCCGGCGAACGATTCATCCTCGATGATGAGAACATCTTTCATGCGGACTATCTGCTGACGTAGACGATGCCCTTTCGCACGATGCCGGCGAACTCGCGTTTCGTCGTCGGGTTCATGAGCTTCACGCGCATGTTCTCGCCGGCGTCGGCGAGCGCGGTCGCTTTCACGGAAAGCATTATCGCGCCGTCGTTCATGTGCACGTCAACCGTATCCCCTTTGTGCACCGCGATCGTATCTGCGAGGTGGAAGCGGCGCACGATATTATCACGTTTAATATAATACTTCGTCATGCGATTTGCAAGCTCGGCCGCATCGGTCACGCTGTCCGCCGGTATGCGGTCAGAGCGATATTCCCTGGCCTCGCAGAGGTCGCTCGTCATCGCCGTGTTCTTATCGATATACGCCTTTGCCGTGAGCACGGTCTTGACGGTATACACTTCCACGAGCGTTTCGAACCAGTTCTCGCGTTTGCCGTCGCGCGAAAGCACGTCCACACGTATGCGCTGTGTGCCGACCATTTTTCCCTGACCGAACACGAACGAGAGCGTATTATCGTTGCGCATCGTTATCACGGGGAGCTTATAGAGGAATTTGACGCGGAACTCGCTTTTCTTCGCGCCACCCGGGACGATAGCATCGAGGAGTTTATCGGCAACGAATGCTCTCCAGGGATCGGTATCTGTTGTGTTCGCATCGTCACGCGTCGGCATATCCGTTCCTGTCGATATGCTGCGGGGTGCGGCGGAAGCTGCTGCGGGCGGCGTCTCGGACCCTGAGGCTCGTGATGCACCGGGTGAGATCACGATACGGGACCCGACCGCATCAAGGTCGATGCCGGAAAGCTCGCGATTGACCTGTGCAAGCAGGAATGCAAGTGTTACCGTCGTCGTTGTCGTCGGCCTCGGCATGAGCACCGGGTTCGCGATGTCGCCGTCGGAATGGAATGCATCGAGAAGTCTGACATCGCCGGAAACGGAGATATGCTGCCTGAGCGTGAGCGTGAGCGCAAAAACGTATGCTGGTATTATCGTGAGAATGATGATAAGGCAAAGCCGACGCATAACTACCCTCCGAGAACGACTACACTGTCGATTATCGGCCTGCACACCGGCAGCTTAAGCGCTTTTTCTGCGGCCTTATTATGGAAGAACATCATAATCGGCATGCCCCGGTATTGACGATATATCCAATCGGGGTATACTGGCGCACCCTGTTGATGAGGAGAAACGGCCGTATGTATCGTCAGCTCGCCTTGATCTTCAGTCGTCTCGCGGTGCCTGCCGTGCTGCTTTTCACCGGTATGTCCGCCTTCGGTACGGGCGAAGAATATCGGATGAAGATCGCATATAATGGCAGCATTATCGGTTCCAACCATGTGCGCATCACCCATCGCCCGGGGGGCGAGGCTGATTATATCGTGAAGATAAATGCCGTTATGCCGATATTGTTCCTCACCTTCACGCTGGACCGCACATCATATTTCACGCTCGATAAGAAACACATGCTCGTCACCTACAGCAATGTATCGCGTACCACATTCCCGGGATATGAATACGATATGTACGCGACGAATTTCGGTTCCAATGTCGTCATTCATATCATACGCGGCACATCCACTGAAACACGGGTGGTGAACGCCGATGCATACGATTATCTGACCGGCGGACGGTATGCCGATAAGATCGGGCCGGAACGCACGAACGCAACACTGCGCTTTCTTGATCTGGACAGCATCGATGTCTATCCAGCCGATTTTTCGTTCGTAACCAACTACACGAAATTTATCGGCGGGAAGAAAGAGGAGATATACGAATTATCCATGCGGTCGGGCTTCCTCTCGCAGCGGGTGACCGTTATGACGCGCGTCGATATACCCATACTGCTCGAGCTCTATCTCCCGTTCATCGGCTGGACGCGTACCGAGCTTACGGGGACGACGATAGCTGATTCGCTCATGCCGGTACTTCCTGCAAGTGCCGGCAAGGATGCCGACCGTGTTCAGCATTGAAGAAAGCATACACAAGAATTTCCGTTTTCGCACGCTCTTTGCCGCGCTCTTCCTTTCTATTTTGAGCCTGCTCCTGTTCCATTTTTTTCCCGGGCTGAACGACCAACTCATGTACCCGGCATGGTTCCCGGCATCGATCGCAGCGTTCGGACTTGTCACATTCCTTATCCCGCTGGCTATCGTGAAGGCGCTCGGTGCGTCGCATCGGGTAGCGCATGCAGCGTATTTCTTCAATGCGACGACATCGTTCATCGTGATACCGATACTGCTCCTTGTTTTTTCAAGGACGTTCACCTCGTTCATCTGGATAGCGCCGAGCATTTCATTCCTCATCGTACGCATGTATCACAATAATAAGCGGTGGATGCGTGTGCTCTCGCTCCTGACGCCCGGCATCGCCTATTGCGGGCATGCGCTCTACTGGAACCTTATCGTCCGTGATCCGTTCCGTCCCGAGGCGCTCATATTCGCCGCCGGCGTCACATTCCTCTACATCTATTCGGTGTACTATTTCATGGAAGTGCGCCGCGAGAACAGATTGTCGGCCATCTCCCCGAAGGAGAAGAAGCGATTCTTCGCGAGCTTCAATCTCACCCCTCGCGAAGAGCAGATCGTCGAGGAGATAC encodes:
- the flgA gene encoding flagellar basal body P-ring formation chaperone FlgA gives rise to the protein MRRLCLIIILTIIPAYVFALTLTLRQHISVSGDVRLLDAFHSDGDIANPVLMPRPTTTTTVTLAFLLAQVNRELSGIDLDAVGSRIVISPGASRASGSETPPAAASAAPRSISTGTDMPTRDDANTTDTDPWRAFVADKLLDAIVPGGAKKSEFRVKFLYKLPVITMRNDNTLSFVFGQGKMVGTQRIRVDVLSRDGKRENWFETLVEVYTVKTVLTAKAYIDKNTAMTSDLCEAREYRSDRIPADSVTDAAELANRMTKYYIKRDNIVRRFHLADTIAVHKGDTVDVHMNDGAIMLSVKATALADAGENMRVKLMNPTTKREFAGIVRKGIVYVSR
- a CDS encoding helix-turn-helix transcriptional regulator, with the protein product MFSIEESIHKNFRFRTLFAALFLSILSLLLFHFFPGLNDQLMYPAWFPASIAAFGLVTFLIPLAIVKALGASHRVAHAAYFFNATTSFIVIPILLLVFSRTFTSFIWIAPSISFLIVRMYHNNKRWMRVLSLLTPGIAYCGHALYWNLIVRDPFRPEALIFAAGVTFLYIYSVYYFMEVRRENRLSAISPKEKKRFFASFNLTPREEQIVEEILTGYSTKEIAARFPIAAGTIKTHTKNIYKKMGVNTRLKIITKFLDFSPDEKQ